In Pseudomonas asiatica, the following are encoded in one genomic region:
- a CDS encoding GspE/PulE family protein, protein MPAKNPAPFSAYPRDLLAQARLQTSDERLLTRLEQLACDTPDTFTQRLGLTLHYPVLDSHTLLASTPRFDKVSLAMCLKREFVLIEQGGQLLGVFADPFDHARLAWIDDVLQGAPLYLAHAADLATFLARHEESFHAVDALDHDAETSSESDPLQRLSLASISEDQSRVVKLVNSTLYDALKLHASDIHLGMTGQGLTIKYRIDGVLNGAGKASGSAFADQVISRIKVMAELDIGEKRVPQDGRFKVAVGDRQIDFRVSIMPSIFGEDAVLRVLDKQDLSDRVSGVQLQALGFAEETLRALRRLAAEPYGMILVTGPTGSGKTTTLYAMISEINHGVDKIITIEDPVEYQLPGVLQIPVNEKKGLTFARGLRSILRHDPDKILVGEIRDPDTAQIAVQSALTGHLVFTTIHANNVFDVIGRFSQMQVDPYSFVSALNAVLAQRLIRLACPHCATPCEVDDDTLYGAGLTREGVAGWKFVRAQGCGQCRGSGYRGRSAIAELLHLDDDLRQMIVERRPLSQIKNLACQRGLRLLRASALDLVRDGRTTLEEINRVTFI, encoded by the coding sequence ATGCCCGCGAAGAATCCAGCACCATTCTCAGCCTACCCCCGCGACCTGCTGGCCCAGGCCCGCCTGCAAACCAGCGACGAACGCCTGCTCACCCGCCTGGAACAGCTGGCCTGCGACACCCCCGACACCTTCACCCAGCGCCTGGGCCTGACCCTGCATTACCCGGTGCTGGACAGCCACACCCTGCTGGCCAGCACCCCACGCTTCGACAAGGTCAGCCTGGCGATGTGCCTGAAGCGTGAATTCGTCCTGATCGAGCAGGGCGGCCAACTGCTGGGCGTGTTCGCCGACCCCTTCGACCACGCCCGCCTGGCCTGGATCGACGATGTGCTGCAAGGCGCACCGCTGTACCTGGCCCATGCCGCCGACCTTGCCACCTTCCTGGCCCGCCACGAAGAAAGCTTCCACGCCGTGGACGCCCTTGACCACGACGCCGAAACCAGCAGCGAAAGCGACCCGCTGCAGCGCCTGTCGCTGGCCAGCATCAGCGAAGACCAGAGCCGCGTGGTCAAGCTGGTCAACTCCACGCTGTACGACGCCCTCAAGCTGCACGCCAGCGACATCCACCTGGGCATGACCGGCCAGGGCCTGACCATAAAGTACCGCATCGACGGCGTGCTCAACGGCGCCGGCAAGGCCAGCGGCAGCGCCTTCGCCGACCAGGTGATCTCGCGCATCAAGGTGATGGCCGAGCTGGACATTGGCGAAAAGCGCGTGCCCCAGGACGGCCGTTTCAAGGTTGCCGTGGGCGACCGGCAGATCGACTTCCGGGTATCGATCATGCCCAGCATCTTCGGCGAAGACGCCGTGCTGCGGGTGCTCGACAAGCAGGACCTGTCCGACCGGGTCAGCGGCGTGCAGCTGCAGGCCCTGGGCTTTGCCGAGGAAACCCTGCGCGCCCTGCGCCGCCTGGCCGCCGAACCCTACGGCATGATCCTGGTCACCGGCCCCACCGGCAGCGGCAAGACCACCACCCTGTACGCCATGATCAGCGAGATCAACCACGGCGTGGACAAGATCATCACCATCGAGGACCCGGTCGAATACCAGCTGCCTGGCGTGTTGCAGATCCCGGTCAACGAGAAGAAGGGCCTGACGTTCGCCCGCGGCCTGCGCTCGATCCTGCGCCACGACCCGGACAAGATCCTGGTCGGTGAAATCCGCGATCCGGACACCGCGCAAATCGCAGTGCAGTCGGCGCTCACCGGCCACCTGGTGTTCACCACCATCCACGCCAACAACGTGTTCGATGTGATCGGCCGTTTCAGCCAGATGCAGGTCGACCCCTACAGCTTCGTCTCCGCGCTCAATGCGGTGCTGGCCCAGCGCCTGATCCGCCTGGCCTGCCCGCACTGCGCGACGCCGTGCGAAGTCGACGACGACACCCTGTACGGCGCGGGCCTGACCCGCGAGGGCGTGGCCGGCTGGAAATTCGTCCGCGCCCAGGGCTGCGGCCAGTGCCGTGGCAGTGGCTACCGCGGCCGCAGCGCCATCGCCGAACTGCTGCACCTGGACGACGACCTGCGGCAGATGATCGTCGAGCGTCGCCCTCTGTCGCAAATCAAGAACCTCGCCTGCCAGCGTGGCCTGCGCCTGCTGCGGGCCTCGGCCCTGGACCTGGTCCGGGATGGCCGTACCACACTCGAGGAGATCAACCGTGTCACATTCATTTGA
- a CDS encoding response regulator, which produces MVNRVLVVDDEQTLAQNLQAYLQAQGLEVHVAHDGASGIEQAASLAPQVIVLDYRLPDMEGFQVLETVRRNRQCHFVLITAHPTVEVRERAAELGVSHVLFKPFPLVELARAVFDLMGIERRRRATDNPAEGFVERRQNRNESFPLQLYDGSWVLADRRRNGAKPPGPDDDQLLTGE; this is translated from the coding sequence TTGGTGAACAGAGTATTGGTAGTCGATGACGAACAGACTCTTGCGCAGAACCTGCAAGCGTACCTGCAGGCGCAAGGCCTGGAAGTTCATGTTGCCCACGACGGTGCCAGTGGTATCGAGCAGGCTGCAAGCCTGGCACCGCAAGTGATCGTGCTGGATTACCGCTTGCCCGACATGGAGGGTTTTCAGGTTCTGGAGACCGTACGCAGGAACAGGCAGTGCCACTTCGTGCTGATTACCGCCCACCCCACCGTCGAGGTGCGTGAGCGGGCCGCCGAACTGGGTGTGAGCCATGTCCTGTTCAAGCCGTTCCCGTTGGTGGAACTGGCCCGTGCAGTCTTCGACCTGATGGGCATCGAGCGCCGGCGCAGGGCCACGGACAACCCGGCTGAAGGGTTTGTCGAACGACGCCAGAACAGGAACGAATCGTTCCCCCTGCAGTTGTACGATGGAAGCTGGGTATTGGCCGACCGCCGCCGCAACGGCGCCAAGCCCCCGGGGCCCGACGACGATCAACTGCTCACAGGGGAATAG
- a CDS encoding SurA N-terminal domain-containing protein: MRVLLLCLLQVLAKASWADMPAARVNGVEIETMRLERYFSEYLDAQGRAVASIRNPNLYQRLRDQALNELIDKELLWQEAQRRGIAISDEQVSAHVGEVEAALGSPAIFERRLAEAGFDRAQYNEYTRRELAAQQVYAQLSAVAAPSQAEVEAFYDASLETLQGVQKQNDEPSVIREQGLVQARATLIGQREAQARQSVRQRLRASAIVEIAD, from the coding sequence ATGCGCGTTCTGTTGTTGTGCCTGTTGCAGGTGTTGGCCAAGGCAAGCTGGGCCGATATGCCGGCGGCGCGGGTCAATGGTGTGGAGATCGAAACGATGCGCCTGGAGCGCTATTTCAGCGAATACCTGGATGCCCAGGGCCGCGCGGTGGCCAGCATCCGCAACCCGAACCTGTACCAGCGCCTGCGCGACCAGGCACTGAATGAACTGATCGACAAGGAGTTGTTGTGGCAGGAGGCCCAGCGCCGCGGCATAGCCATCAGCGACGAGCAGGTGTCGGCGCATGTGGGCGAGGTCGAGGCCGCGCTTGGCAGCCCGGCAATCTTTGAACGGCGGCTGGCGGAAGCGGGCTTCGATAGGGCACAGTACAATGAGTACACCCGGCGCGAGCTGGCCGCGCAGCAGGTGTATGCCCAGCTCAGCGCTGTCGCCGCGCCCAGCCAGGCCGAAGTGGAGGCATTCTACGATGCCAGCCTGGAAACCCTGCAAGGAGTGCAGAAACAAAATGACGAACCTTCGGTCATACGCGAACAGGGACTGGTTCAAGCCAGGGCCACGCTCATCGGGCAGCGGGAGGCGCAGGCGCGCCAGTCCGTGCGCCAACGTTTGCGTGCGTCCGCTATCGTGGAGATTGCCGACTGA
- a CDS encoding cytochrome c/ABC transporter substrate-binding protein: protein MCSGALALDLTEHEQAGKHLYRQGVSSSNAQLQARVGASDMTVPASVLPCASCHGNDGRGRAEGGVRPPSLDWQRLAQGQGEREVNGRRYPAYTDSSLARAIRHGVDPAGNRLDPAMPRFELTLADQRNLTAYLKRLAQERDPGVEEGVLRLGTLLPASGPLTEAGQVVRAVLEDGLTQLNQQGGIHGRRLELVVLDPGSDPASAERALKQLLEQEQVFALIAPLAPMLDQRLATLLAPHNVPLIGSTPRSGGSPQIFDPLPGLPAQLLSLAGHARAALGLAANDLRVVYAGNEQAALAEQVRERLQQQGWSPPAAQAFAGQAVDGQGIVFLGRAQAFAELASALQSAGRQPYLFAASSQVTGAVARLPEFWSQRVFLAYPYVPGDWTEQGQAILAGLQQRQGLDPRQASLQVNTLCALRLLSEALKQTGRDTSREQLIAALEGLHDVSTGLTPALGFGPGRRQGMAGAHVVAVALPGPRFTAVTPYRPLPDSP, encoded by the coding sequence ATGTGCAGCGGTGCACTCGCCCTGGACCTGACCGAACATGAACAAGCCGGCAAACACCTCTACCGCCAGGGCGTCTCCAGCAGCAACGCACAGCTGCAAGCCCGTGTCGGCGCCAGCGACATGACTGTCCCCGCCAGCGTGCTGCCCTGCGCCAGCTGCCACGGCAACGATGGCCGCGGCCGTGCCGAAGGGGGCGTACGCCCGCCCAGCCTCGACTGGCAGCGCCTGGCGCAAGGCCAGGGCGAACGCGAGGTCAACGGCCGCCGCTATCCGGCCTACACCGACAGCAGCCTGGCCCGGGCGATTCGGCACGGCGTCGACCCGGCAGGCAATCGCCTGGACCCGGCCATGCCGCGCTTCGAACTCACCTTGGCCGACCAGCGCAACCTCACGGCCTACCTCAAGCGCCTGGCCCAGGAGCGCGACCCCGGCGTGGAGGAGGGCGTGCTGCGCCTGGGGACCTTGCTGCCGGCATCCGGCCCGCTGACCGAGGCCGGGCAGGTGGTGCGTGCGGTGCTGGAAGACGGCCTGACGCAACTCAACCAGCAGGGTGGCATCCACGGGCGACGCCTGGAGCTGGTGGTGCTCGACCCGGGATCCGACCCGGCCAGCGCCGAACGGGCGCTGAAGCAGTTGCTGGAGCAGGAGCAGGTGTTCGCCCTGATCGCGCCATTGGCACCCATGCTCGACCAGCGCCTGGCAACCTTGCTGGCGCCCCACAATGTACCGCTGATCGGCAGCACCCCACGCAGCGGCGGCAGCCCACAGATTTTCGACCCGTTGCCCGGCTTGCCCGCGCAATTGCTGAGCCTGGCCGGCCACGCCCGCGCGGCACTGGGGCTGGCTGCCAACGACCTGCGTGTGGTGTATGCCGGCAATGAACAAGCGGCGTTGGCCGAACAGGTGCGCGAACGCCTTCAGCAGCAGGGCTGGTCACCACCTGCGGCCCAGGCCTTTGCTGGCCAGGCCGTGGACGGGCAGGGCATTGTCTTCCTCGGCCGTGCCCAGGCCTTTGCCGAACTGGCTTCGGCGCTGCAGTCAGCCGGCCGCCAGCCATACCTGTTTGCCGCCTCCAGCCAGGTGACCGGCGCCGTGGCGCGCTTGCCCGAGTTTTGGTCGCAACGGGTGTTCCTGGCTTATCCCTACGTGCCTGGGGACTGGACCGAACAGGGCCAGGCGATTCTGGCCGGCCTGCAGCAGCGTCAGGGCCTCGACCCTCGCCAGGCGTCGTTGCAGGTCAACACCCTGTGCGCGCTGCGCCTGCTGAGTGAAGCGTTGAAGCAGACAGGCCGCGACACCAGCCGCGAGCAGCTGATTGCCGCGCTGGAAGGCCTGCATGATGTGTCCACCGGCCTGACCCCGGCCCTGGGCTTCGGCCCCGGTCGCCGCCAGGGCATGGCCGGTGCCCATGTGGTGGCGGTGGCCCTGCCCGGGCCGCGCTTCACCGCGGTCACCCCATACCGGCCACTGCCGGACAGCCCTTGA
- a CDS encoding SCO family protein: protein MSLVSSRRAGMRGFDWLMLGGCLWILASVAFAHEGHAPQAPAPQPAPQAMTSGGGTRDAQAWFTDTVLKDQNGRELRFYSDVLKDKVVMLNVIFTHCTDACPLITRKLREVRETMGPQLASQVTFVSISSDPLNDTPEVLKAFAGKQGVDGPNWLFLTGDKANVDLVLGRIGQFLPSPEQHSTQLIAGDVAGKRWSKIRPDAPPAAIAQRMQLLALPLAGR from the coding sequence ATGAGCCTGGTAAGCTCCCGCCGCGCAGGCATGCGCGGTTTTGACTGGCTGATGCTGGGTGGCTGCCTGTGGATCCTCGCCTCGGTGGCGTTCGCCCATGAAGGCCATGCCCCGCAGGCGCCAGCACCGCAGCCGGCACCGCAGGCGATGACCAGTGGCGGCGGTACCCGCGATGCCCAGGCCTGGTTCACCGACACTGTGCTCAAGGACCAGAATGGCCGCGAGCTGCGCTTCTACAGCGATGTGCTCAAGGACAAGGTGGTGATGCTCAACGTGATCTTCACCCATTGCACCGACGCCTGCCCGCTGATTACCCGCAAGTTGCGCGAAGTGCGCGAGACCATGGGGCCGCAGCTGGCCAGCCAGGTGACCTTCGTGTCGATCAGCAGCGACCCGCTCAATGACACCCCCGAAGTGCTCAAGGCGTTTGCCGGGAAGCAGGGCGTGGATGGGCCCAACTGGTTGTTCCTGACCGGTGACAAGGCCAATGTCGATTTGGTGCTCGGCCGCATCGGCCAGTTCCTGCCCAGCCCCGAGCAGCATTCGACACAGCTGATTGCCGGCGATGTGGCCGGCAAGCGCTGGAGCAAGATCCGCCCGGATGCACCGCCGGCGGCGATTGCCCAGCGCATGCAGCTGCTGGCACTGCCTTTGGCAGGGCGGTGA
- a CDS encoding SCO family protein yields MNAKHACTLLALSLAFAGNLALAHGGHDHNGHAEQPPAARQEKASVRFADVSLLNQDGMPVRLEKDLVGDHLVVMGFIYTSCTTVCPVVSSIMGKVQQQLGGRVGQDIHLVSISVDPQRDDAKRLQDYAKAFQKGPGWSWLTGTPYAISETLKGLGSFSADLSQHPPLILVGDGRTGHWTRYYGFTDPAVLIDEINRLGARRVHAKSTAIADHHEVQP; encoded by the coding sequence ATGAACGCCAAGCATGCTTGCACATTGTTGGCCCTGAGCCTGGCTTTTGCCGGCAACCTGGCCCTGGCCCATGGCGGCCACGACCACAACGGCCACGCCGAACAGCCGCCGGCGGCGCGCCAGGAAAAGGCCAGTGTGCGCTTTGCCGATGTCTCGCTGCTGAACCAGGACGGCATGCCGGTACGCCTGGAAAAAGACCTGGTTGGCGACCACCTGGTGGTCATGGGCTTTATCTACACCAGCTGCACCACGGTGTGCCCGGTGGTGTCGTCGATCATGGGCAAGGTCCAGCAGCAACTGGGTGGCCGGGTAGGGCAAGACATTCACCTGGTATCGATCAGCGTCGACCCGCAACGTGACGACGCCAAGCGCCTGCAGGATTACGCCAAGGCTTTCCAGAAGGGGCCGGGCTGGAGCTGGCTGACCGGCACGCCATATGCCATCAGCGAAACCCTCAAGGGCCTGGGCAGCTTCAGCGCCGACCTCAGCCAGCACCCGCCACTGATCCTGGTGGGGGACGGGCGCACCGGCCACTGGACGCGCTACTACGGCTTCACCGACCCGGCAGTGCTGATCGACGAAATCAACCGCCTCGGCGCCCGCCGGGTGCATGCCAAGAGCACGGCGATTGCCGACCATCACGAGGTGCAACCATGA
- a CDS encoding YncE family protein, translating into MNKKTRLACMGVALGAALIGLGVAYESLWCDPREYLQGSADPQAPHRLSRDGVTVEFEARPLAGDQLQEGSFANIRFKVSDQASGQPLSGMAPGAWLDPTQSAPEGDRDQSCKARVALFLKSSIGARPLLDLNSYFLLMMNKDASLTVIDPTVSVGGVTSTMARIDLPGRPMDWVATADDRQVFVSIPERGKVSVIDTETFTRVADLDAGDQPLRVALQPDQHRLWVGNNSSDPAKGGVTVIDVPGRNTLKTFNTGGGHHEIAFSGDSRYAYVSNRDSGTLSVIDIPEMRLAKTIKVGPHPLSVSYSALSQAVYVVDGEEGSVRVFDARNHQLRHTVQAEQGLGPMRFSSDGRYGIVLNTLENQALVIDASTDKLIHRIPVAAEPYQLTFTKGYAYVRGLASPKVSMINLASLGEGRSPIIQGFEAGPAAPRQAGDLPLAQGLSVSRDDNSVFVVNPVDNTTYFYAEGMNAPMSGYNNRGHQARAAIVVDRSLRELAPGVYGSTVKMPAAGKFDVAFLLNQPQIIHCFSTDVVAAPNAGKRKGAHAEFIGLDRPLSQHSAVTARVRIVGDDGLPRLGLSDLSLRYFLAPSSMPRNLQLEEVGEGIYQAALSLPEAGAWYLHVQSPSLGRKFAEENYTSLRVLPAATSTVSDNDVRNLR; encoded by the coding sequence ATGAACAAGAAGACCCGCCTTGCATGCATGGGGGTAGCACTGGGGGCAGCGCTGATCGGTCTGGGCGTGGCCTATGAAAGCCTGTGGTGCGATCCGCGCGAGTATTTGCAGGGCTCTGCCGACCCGCAGGCCCCGCACCGGCTCAGCCGCGACGGTGTGACCGTGGAGTTCGAGGCCCGGCCGCTGGCGGGGGATCAGCTGCAGGAGGGCAGCTTCGCCAACATCCGTTTCAAGGTCAGCGACCAGGCCAGTGGCCAACCGCTGTCGGGCATGGCCCCGGGGGCGTGGCTCGACCCGACGCAGTCGGCCCCGGAGGGCGACCGCGACCAGAGCTGCAAGGCCCGTGTCGCGCTGTTCCTCAAAAGCAGCATTGGCGCGCGGCCTTTGCTCGACCTGAACAGTTACTTCCTGTTGATGATGAACAAGGACGCCAGCCTGACGGTGATCGACCCGACCGTATCGGTGGGCGGCGTGACCAGCACCATGGCCCGCATCGACCTGCCTGGGCGGCCCATGGACTGGGTAGCCACCGCTGACGACAGGCAGGTGTTCGTGTCCATTCCCGAGCGCGGCAAGGTCTCGGTGATCGACACCGAGACCTTCACCCGCGTGGCCGACCTGGACGCTGGCGACCAACCGCTGCGCGTGGCCCTGCAACCGGACCAGCACCGGCTTTGGGTAGGCAACAACAGCAGCGACCCGGCCAAGGGCGGGGTAACGGTGATAGACGTACCGGGGCGCAACACCCTGAAAACCTTCAACACCGGCGGCGGCCACCACGAAATCGCCTTCAGTGGTGACTCCCGCTACGCCTATGTCAGCAACCGCGACAGCGGCACCCTGAGCGTGATCGACATCCCGGAAATGCGCCTGGCCAAGACCATCAAGGTTGGCCCGCACCCGCTGTCGGTCAGCTATTCGGCGTTGTCCCAGGCGGTGTACGTGGTCGATGGCGAGGAGGGCAGCGTGCGCGTGTTTGATGCCCGCAACCACCAGCTACGCCACACGGTCCAGGCCGAGCAGGGCCTGGGGCCAATGCGTTTCAGCAGCGATGGCCGCTATGGCATCGTGCTCAACACCCTGGAGAACCAGGCCCTGGTGATCGACGCCAGTACCGACAAGCTGATCCACCGGATCCCGGTGGCGGCCGAACCGTATCAGCTGACTTTCACCAAGGGCTATGCCTACGTGCGCGGCCTGGCTTCACCGAAGGTGAGCATGATCAACCTGGCCAGCCTGGGCGAAGGGCGTTCGCCGATCATCCAGGGCTTCGAGGCCGGCCCGGCGGCGCCACGCCAGGCTGGCGACCTGCCGCTGGCTCAGGGGCTGTCGGTGTCGCGCGATGACAATTCGGTGTTCGTGGTCAACCCGGTGGACAACACCACCTACTTCTACGCCGAAGGCATGAACGCACCGATGTCCGGCTACAACAACCGTGGCCACCAGGCCCGTGCCGCCATCGTCGTCGACCGCAGCCTGCGCGAACTGGCGCCGGGCGTGTATGGCTCGACGGTGAAGATGCCCGCCGCTGGCAAGTTCGACGTGGCCTTTTTGCTCAACCAGCCGCAGATCATCCACTGCTTCAGCACCGATGTGGTCGCAGCGCCGAATGCCGGCAAGCGCAAGGGTGCGCATGCCGAGTTCATCGGCCTGGACCGGCCGTTGTCGCAGCACAGCGCTGTGACCGCACGGGTGCGCATCGTCGGCGACGACGGCCTGCCGCGCCTGGGCCTGAGCGACCTGAGCCTGCGCTACTTCCTGGCGCCTTCGTCGATGCCACGCAACCTGCAGCTGGAGGAGGTGGGCGAGGGCATCTATCAGGCAGCGCTGAGCCTGCCCGAAGCTGGTGCCTGGTACCTGCACGTGCAGTCGCCGTCGCTGGGGCGCAAGTTCGCCGAAGAAAACTACACCAGCCTGCGCGTGCTGCCGGCCGCAACGTCCACCGTTTCCGATAATGACGTGAGGAATCTGCGATGA